In the genome of Ureibacillus sp. FSL W7-1570, the window TTTTGCATTTGCGGATGGAATGACCTTTCCATGCACATTTAATACTTTGCTCATCTCAATGATGGCACTAAAAAAATCACCGGTGATGTCGGTTAATGCGGTCAGCATCAAATTTCCCAAGGAATGTCCGCCCAAGTCCTGGGAATTTGAAAAGCGGTATTGAAACATTTGTTCCAGCAACGGCTCCGTATCAGATAAAGCGGCAATGACATTGCGGATATCCCCGGGAGGAGGAATGTCATAATCATCCCTGAGTCTCCCTGAAGATCCCCCATCATCGGTCACCGTGACAATGGCGGTTATATGAAAGGGATAAAGTTTCAACCCCCGTAAAATGGTCGATAATCCGGTCCCTCCTCCGATGACTACAATATTCAGTTTTTCCATCCAAACAATCCTCTCTTTAAGAACGAATATCCCGGTGGGTTACTTCCGTATGATATTTCTTGCTAAAATATTTTCCAAAATATTCAGTTAATGTAACCGAACGATGTTGGCCGCCTGTGCAGCCAAAGGCGATCACCAATTGCGGTTTCCCTTCTTTGATATATTGTGGAATGATGAAATCAAATAAGTCTTCCAATTTCTTGATTAAAATTTTTGTTTCAGCCGTGTTATAAACATAATCGTAAACTTCCTGGTCCAATCCCGTTTTATTTCTCAATTCTTCAACATAATAAGGATTATTTAAGAATCTTACATCAAAAACCAAGTCCGCATCAATAGGAATCCCGTTTTTATATCCAAAAGATACAACATTTATTGAAAATTTCGGACTGGACGAAAGGGAAAATTCTTCAGTAATACGTTCACGAAGCTCCCGCGGTTTCATTTTTGATGTATTGTAAATGTAACGGGCTCTGCCTTTTAATTCTGAGAGCATTTCCCTTTCTTTTTTGATTCCTTCAAGAGGCAGCCCACCGGGAGCCAACGGATGTTGCCGTCTCGTTTCCTTATATCTTCGGACAAGCGTCTGATCGTCTGCATCCAAAAATAATACCCGCGTATTTACGCTTTTTTCTTTTTCCAACGCATCCAGGGCATCAATGAGGGAATTGAAGAATTCCCCGCCGCGCATGTCCATGACTGCGGCAATTTTTGAAATTCTTTTTTTCGATTGTTTCATCAACGCCAAAAAAGTTGTCAACAATTTGGGTGGCAAGTTATCAATGCAATAATAGCCCATGTCTTCAAAGCTTTGCACTGCCACTGTTTTTCCGGCACCGGACATTCCTGTGATGATCACTAATTCATATTCATATTCTTTTCCATCTTTATCATCCATAAATTTCATCTCCTTCGATTAATTCCATCGAAGACTGATATTTTGCCTCTATCAATTCGTAATCTTTTGTATATACGCAAGTTCCGTACTGAATTCCTTTATTTAACGCACTAAACAACAGGATTTTCCGATCACCTTCCGCCATTGGAAGATGGTGAAGGTCTTCGATTGGGCGCCATTCCAAAATGCCTTCCCTGTTTTCCTTGTCAGGAGTCCCTTCAACACCTGTTGCGACAAAGGTAAATAGCATCCATTCATCGATGACTTGGTCATCTTCTTTGATGACAATTGTATATACCCCTTTTAAATGGGCATTTTTAGGAGTAACATTCGTCTCCTCTTGAAATTCCCTTACCGCCGCTTCTAATATGGATTCTCCGCTCTCCATTTTTCCTCCGGGAGCTACATACCATCCTCTTCTGGGTTTTTTCAGAAGAAGAACTTGTCCATCCTGTATTGCTAATAAGTTGGCAATTCTCTGCATAATCCACACCCCAAATCTTTGTTACTCCTACTTTTATTATACCGTGACTGTTCATTCCGTTACAAAACAATACCTTAATAAACAATCTATAATTTAGAATTTATGATTAGAAGGCTTTTCGTAGAATCTTCAAAAAAAAAGTTGTTTCCAAAAATGGAAACAACTAAAAACTAACTAAAGGGGGGTTAAATTCTATTTTTATTATACCCCATTTTTACGGTGGAAAAAGTTACAATAAAGTTAATTTCTCATTACCCGTTTTTTACTAATTTTTCTTTCAGTTCTTCCACATATTGTTGCGCAGTTTGGGCTGCAATGCTTCCGTCCCCTGTTGCTGTTACGATTTGACGCAACGTTTTTTCACGCACATCCCCTGCCGCAAAAATGCCTTTCACAGATGTTTCCATTTTATCGTTCGTTACAACATACCCTTGCTCGTTTAAAATGCCGAGATTTTTAAAAGGTGCAGTCAATGGCGACATGCCGATGTAAACAAAGACTCCGTCGCATGGAACCTCTTTTTCTGAACCGTCCACTGTTGAAACC includes:
- the rapZ gene encoding RNase adapter RapZ; this translates as MDDKDGKEYEYELVIITGMSGAGKTVAVQSFEDMGYYCIDNLPPKLLTTFLALMKQSKKRISKIAAVMDMRGGEFFNSLIDALDALEKEKSVNTRVLFLDADDQTLVRRYKETRRQHPLAPGGLPLEGIKKEREMLSELKGRARYIYNTSKMKPRELRERITEEFSLSSSPKFSINVVSFGYKNGIPIDADLVFDVRFLNNPYYVEELRNKTGLDQEVYDYVYNTAETKILIKKLEDLFDFIIPQYIKEGKPQLVIAFGCTGGQHRSVTLTEYFGKYFSKKYHTEVTHRDIRS
- a CDS encoding 8-oxo-dGTP diphosphatase, which produces MQRIANLLAIQDGQVLLLKKPRRGWYVAPGGKMESGESILEAAVREFQEETNVTPKNAHLKGVYTIVIKEDDQVIDEWMLFTFVATGVEGTPDKENREGILEWRPIEDLHHLPMAEGDRKILLFSALNKGIQYGTCVYTKDYELIEAKYQSSMELIEGDEIYG